The Alosa sapidissima isolate fAloSap1 chromosome 8, fAloSap1.pri, whole genome shotgun sequence genome segment TTACTGTACAACTGTACGCATATATTCTGAAATATATTCTCATTATAAAATCGGACTTCTACAATCAGGTATTACTGGAGGGAAGGGGTGTTGGGAGGATAGAATGCTCTGagggacaaacagacaaacaacaacgacaacaataacaaaacaccTCCAAAGGAATgtgcagggaggggagggggggtagcACTGGACTCTTATCTCACCTAAGATGCATTTGGGGAAAAGGGGGAGAAGAAGGTCAAGACTGAGGCCTCATCCAGTCTCCTATCGATTCACACGACAGAAGTGAGTcccaggaaagaaaaaaaaaaaaaaaaaaaagaagatgaatgactttaaaataataataataaaaaaaagaattggGCTAACTCGACCTGAAAGCTAACCAAGAGAGATCTGGTCGATTCCAACCACatcctccttcttctccctcAAAGAAACAATGCACAATCTTTTGAATTGCCCTATTGCCAAGTGCGCTGTTTAGGGGAACTGTGTATGATAATGCACTGTTAGACTGCTGTACAAAAATAAacccaaaacaaaccaaaatataacTAAAAAGATGGCTAAGAGATCAGTGAAGCTGTTGGGCTTCAGGGACAATGCTGTATGTTTTCCGTGTGTCTTTTATGACACCACTGGTGTTCATCAGCTACCGGACAAAAgcaaaaaggaggagagagagtgagagatttgTCTCAAGCCTGAGGTTTGACATGACATTACCGCtattacaacccccccccccccctcccgttAACAATCACACTGCTACAATCTTCACTTGTATCTTCTATGTACACGTGCCAATGCTCGTCACTACACGTCCCGTCAGGCTGCTCTTCACCAGACTGACCCCTCTGCGAGAGCGTCCGCAGATTGTCCACCGACAAACAGCGCCTCTGACGTAGACATGCACACTCAGCTAAAAATTTGGGTGCCTGTGCAGCTTcaccttttttttattttttatttttttaaatatttgtgGACAAGCGTTCGCCACGTTCTACTCCCCCCGTGCCATGGGAGACTGGCACGGAAGGGCGACTGGCATGGAATGTTccttcatggacacacagcaGTCGTGTGGGACGTCTGCCGAGTCTAGCGCCCCACCCCTGcccaacacaacacactacCCCCGACTGCCTTACTGACAGAGCTCACTTCACTATAAGCTTAGTCTGCTGTAGCTAACGTGGGGGAGCAACACGCAAACAATCAGCAGCTGTTTCGTAGTGCTTACAAATGCTTTATAAACGCTTGCAGGTACCCTCCCCCGTTTCccaccccaatacacacacacacacacatacacacacacacacacacacagctgctgccATGCTTTGTAAGTAGCTTATGAATGCTTTATAAAGTTCCACCGTGCTTCTCCCAGCGCTATGGGAGGACACTCTTCTCTGAGGCACTAGTGTTTCTCCCCACCGTCACACCCTCTCACAGAACCAACCCATCACGTCACAGAGCTTCACACACTCTCGCACCTGAgcaccgagtgtgtgtgtgcatgcttgccaGTGTGTTCATGGAGGTGATGTCACAGCAAATGGAGGGAAAGAAGCAgacaggagtgtgtgagtgtgtgtgtgtgtgtatatataaaagATGTAATTACACACAGAGTTGAAAGGATAGTTGCGCTTGTGGCCAAGTTTGTCACATTTAATAGTCATGCTTCCACTGGTCTaactgagagtgagtgtgtgtgtgtgtgtgtgtgtgtgtgtgtgtgtgtgtgtgtgtgtgtgtgtgtgtgtgtgtgtctatctgtctgcttGTGTGGGTAGGTTTGTGTACTCTTAACATTTTTCCTGGATGGGTAAAAAGTCTCGCTGGGCAATGACTCACTGGGTAATGAATCAGGAAGTGAACAAATGCacggctaatgtgtgtgtgtggggggggggggggattctctGTGCCACATGCAGCTCCTAAAAAATTATTCTCCGTCTTAAAGATACTGGTCTCATTCAAGTGCAGAAAACACTACTCTTTCATTCAGCTAAACATAGGGACTAAAAGTGACGACTCCTAACACGTTCAACCACTGAGTCTAGTTTGTTGTTGCAAAGGGAACTGAAGATATTGGAGAAAGTTACAGAAATCTACTGTGTTTCTCAGACAACACATAAGATTTTGCCAAAAAGAGACACAAGTGAACATACAGAGTAATAGAACAAGCCTTTTTTTAACAAGGAATTTTAAACcagaaaataaaacaacaaataaaacaacaacaattctCTGGTGCTACGGTCCTAGTGCTATGGAGCATGCTACAAATAAGTGAGTTCAGAGACCGTCCTTCCTCAAAAACCTGACAAAGAAGTAGGAGATCAATCCAGGATCtctcaaacaaaacacaaagcaTCACTGTGTCAACCATGACTGGCTCTGGTCATCTACCGGAGCACACCAGATATAATGCAGCTAGGTAGTCCTGCTTCTCTCAAGGCCACCGTTTTCCACAACAAATATTTACCCTGCAGAGGATCCTTTCGACTGGTGCTTTGTGGTAGAGCCGTGATGAGCTGCATCGAGTCGCAGAGTCTCGATAGAAACTCACCTGCCAATCAATTCAGCTGACAACACACCCATTCTATTCTGACTGCAACGTACGTACTTAAAGAGGCTTTATCACAATCTGGTTTTTGGTCGCTACCCTGAAGTGTCGAGAAAACACTCCCCTGAATTCATAAACACTTTTCATAATAACATCAAAAGACATTTACCGGAGAAGTTGCTAGCTTCCTACCACTATTGCCAAGACGTACCGTTTTTACTTTAAGGGAAAAATCAacacccccctttttttttttgcatacaCAAAATATACACTGGTTAGGACTAAATCTACAGCCACCAGCACAGTTCCGCTGGGGAacccatcttttttttttgtttgtatgtttattttttgcatgCAAATTACAAGAACCTACTAGCCACCAGAAGGCTTTTGTCCAGCAGACCCTGCATACTCAGAAGGGGAGGCTAAGCCACGATGTTGCCTTCTGCTAGGCTAGCGGCTCGGTGTCAGGGAGATGGTTTATGCACATCCCCATTTCTCTGAGGTGACAGGGGGACACAGTAACAGTCAAAGAGGGCGGCGGAAGTCACACTTCAACCCCTCCCATCAATGCTTTAAAAATCTGCAGCCAATGTACCAGGCCCAGTGGCCAGCGGGGGTTCCTTGACAAACAGTCCTGAGGGACATCAGGAGGTGCCATGTTTCTTTGTGTTCTTCATACTGGTAAGAATAAAATAGCTTCAGTGTAAAGTCTTTGAAAAATATActcatatatatttatacagctAGAATTTATCCATACAGAACACTTGTAGAGCTCTAACAGAAAAAATCAATAGTGCCACGAGACCTCAACTGAACCATCTACCTCACTCACCCAACAAATACAACTACCAAATACTTGCATGGTTCAAAGAGCTTCACTAGGGCTTGGATTGCACTGCAAATAGTGCTTCTCGTCTACAACCTGCGCAGAAAGACACCATGTTTCCTACGTAACATGTACAAAGCAGACCAACGCCTTTGAGCAAATACACAGAACACTTTGACATgtacacacccgcacacacacacacacacacacatatatatatatatatatatgcaagcTTACAGATATTGTTATGCCAATGTGCATGGATCTCTCCAAATCAATCTCTCGCTTAGTGCACAAGATGAATATAAAAATGGCGTACCTCACGCTTATCACAGATACTTCCTTTCTTAATGACTCTCTTTCTAGCCTCACAGTAGGGCTCTGTGCAGCCAGTGCACAGTCaatcataaacaaataaacaaacaaacaacctcATAAACTTTGAACCTCATCGACCTCAGTCACTCTCCCTGAGCCTTATCTTGTCATCCAACCACCCTACGGACAGTGAAAATGCTACAGTCTCAGCACCAAGCTCCAACTAGGGGGaaggataaaaacaaaacaaaacaaatatttgGCAACTATTCACCTTGGCGGCTTCTCTGTGTAAGCATACAGTACGAGGGGTTATTCTAGTAGGAACCTATAGAAATAGGcaaagggagagaagagagatctGTAGTGAATCTGAACCCTGAAGTCTACTCTGTGAAAGAGGAACAGTTCTCAAAGATGGATGTGCAGCAATGCTGGCTAGGCGTGCgcgtgtacacatgtgtgtgtgtgtgtgtgtgtgtgttgttgtgtgcaaACGGTGAgcgagaggggaaaaaaagaggaaaagaacATTTGAGAGAAGAGATAAACCCATCTCAACTTGTGACATAATTTGACCATCCCTTTCCCCTCACAAGACGTGTCCCACTCCTCACActctcagtctctttctctcagatgAGTCGggcctctccctccatctcggCCGGGAGCTCACACACACCGGTGAAGTTCATCTCTTTGCCCTCTTTGGTCCCCTGGGTCTCCAGGCTGGACCCCCTGTCGCTGGGGGAACGGTTGCTGTGAGACAGGCTGTCCGGTGATGCTCGGTGCCCTATCCTAGTGCGTCGCTCCTTCAGGAAAGTCTCCAGGCGCCTCAGGATCTGTTTGGGGTTCTTTTTGGCAAAGATTTCTACCTCTGCACCATcaaaacacagaaaaagaagaagaagatgaacaagaagaagaaggagagacAGCAATGCTTGTGATAGATGGCcagagcaaaacaaaacataccaaCTTTTTACAATGATTAtacacaaattacattttagAGACATGGTCATTAAGAAATTGATGGAGTTAACAGTCATGAGAATGCAGAAGTGAAAGCAACGGAAAGTTCTATAAGTGTGCAGCAGAAGGCCAGGCAGAGGAGCTTTCTCTCATGACcagagaaaggaacatgacCCATGATTTGGCtcacacacatgatcacaccAGGGAGCGAGCAGTGTTACCTTTGAGCACATAGCCCGAGTCTGAGATAGTCTTCTGCTCGCTCTTCCACAGCTGGAACAAGTGCAGGAAAGTGGCCGCGTAGAAGTCGTTGATCACCCCGACAACCTGCTGCCGTCGGTTGCACTCCCTGGATGATGTCACAGTGGAGGAAATCGTTCATTTCAGGAGTTTTGATTTCCTAGGCATTTATTTTTAGTTTCATTACTTCAGCTGCTAAAGAAAGGTGCCATTAATGTCAAGACCAGGGGCCTCAAGTACAAAGACTTGCGTGGAATTCATACTAAAACATTTGGTACGTGCAAACCTGGAAAGTAGCGTACACACAAAAATAATCTGATTTATGAAACTGTGCGTTCTTTGTACATCCCAATTAACGTGAAATTAAGCGCACATGCACGAGCATTACACTCCACCCTCTCCTACTTCAATCACACTCATTTGAATATGCTAACTAGAAGGCCACTTGAGAGCGCAGACCTCCACGAAGACAAAGTGGCCTATATCCCGCAATATTAATAAGAACATGAAGGGAAAAACGCCCGGCAAATGTTCAAGGCATGGGCAAATGCGTGAAGCCGACCCCATTCATCAAACGTACACTCACATTCATTTactctctgtgagtgtgaaaGATGGCGTACAAAACATTTTTGTGCGTACGCAAGCTTTGTATATGAGGCCCAAGgaccagggctctacactaacatttttttccaggagcacttagTTAAAAAATGTAGGAGCAGACAAAACTTTGGCcacacagtcagttctgtacttaacttacacataatctaacattacactgcaggtAACAGTTAAAACAttccagtgcaccaattgcgaatattaagaatgactgacaacatttaggctacaggacacaggattttaaagatcagtgcctattttattttcagtctgttctattttcctacattttgttaatgtaaaattatatatatatatatatatatatatatatatatatatatatatatatatataaaatacttttattttttatttgaaatatctgcattgatgggggcagtaggcaaacgttagacctactttcgttttgcacttcagcttgtattcggtgtaaacaaacaagcatgcgtggaagcctggagttgtcagtagcgttctacctttgaataaaatgggagtattacgggaggctacttttgtgcctgttcgctacagctatattttgcatattgcagccaatatacgtcaactgggctaaaaggcatgttaggttattTCTCTCCCTGCATTCtccagaatctcatcctgttcctcctatatccgatgactttggtggatagaagaactaattttttcaatctttgcatcttggctggctagtctaactttccgctttttctgcgtgctcttggatttgatagaagcgactactagcgagtcacaacgcgaaactgctaacgttgatgggaggtgtagtttttatgctgcattcgcgacgcgattctatggtttgcaccagtaatgtttctcgatgttgcggtgtattttttagacaaacattgacatggttaaaagtcattcgcaccagtgtgCCTAAATATTTGTTTGCACTCGCACACCATCATTTTTActtgcatgtgcgagtgaaatgggcgcactgtagagccctgcccAGGACAACAATATCAAAAAGCCTCTATCCTTCTTGTTCTGACAGAAGCTCAAATTTCTTGTATATAAGTGGGAAGGTGGACATCTGTTGTAGGTTTATAGAAGCCTCCTCATTTTAAAATGTGGTATGTACacttgtgaaagtgtgtgtgtgtgtggctttgtaaACTCACTTGGATAGGACCTCCTCTCTGAGCGCGTGCAAGGCAATGCGGGTCATGTTGATGGACATCACACTGAAGGGGAAGTTCTGCCAGGGGACATCACAGAACATTTAATCACAATTCTCTCTCTACATGACACTATACTGGCGTCAGGTAGGTGAgtgtatacttgtgtgtgtgtgtgtgtgtgtgtgtgtgtgtgtgtgcacgtgtgcgtgcgtgtgtgttagtgttaccTGCACTGGGTGCTGGGACAGCTTGTAGATGTCTCGTGCTAAAGGTAGTGTTTCTGGATCCATGACCAGGTAAAGTGTGTGCATAAGGCCCAGGAAGCCTGTGCCTCGCAAATCTGTGGACGGGTCCGTCCCTTTGGAAACAAACACGGATGCATTGGCCCaagaaaatacacaaaaacCACACAGAGCTGAAAAAGTCACAGCAACATCtgaataaatttggtgactttgGGATATGGGAAATGCTACTGACAATGCTATGACAATCAataagaagaaagagaaaagaaatgcATTTTCATATTTAGCCTGCTCCAGTTATAAGAGGGAAGGGGGTGGTCCTGTGAGGAAatttctctgcattttacccatccgGGTGTAGTGTGCACACATTCATAAACTTCATAAACacttggagcagtgagctgggagcccacacacactaggagcacACCTACACATCCGGCGCAGTGGGCAGTCCTTAGTCTGGCGCCCAGGGAGTagttgggggttaggtgccttgctcaagggcacctcatccatggatgtggatgtgggaaAGCTGTTTTAGATCACTCACTACCTGTCAGGGATTGAACCGGCCACCcttcggtcacaagtccgattccctaactagtaggccacgAATGCTGAAGAagttttgcaaaatcaatgtataaacctcagTTACTAGGCAGGGAATTACAGTATATTGTAgttgtttctttttctgccCTGTCTTTTTCTGTATCTGTCAACATCTGAGTGGCTGATCATCATCTTCAACTTCATAAGGGATGCTACTATTGACACATGCCATTATCTTAaaggaaatgttgccatctcgattgccaagtgtgctctggaaattcacaatttcgtcgccgtttaaaaaaaacaaaaaaaaaacaacatagtccagtccatacaacttcatttcaatttcaaaagaaatactggactatgtttttttttttttttttaaacggcgacgaaattgtgaatttccagagcacacttggcaatcgagatggcaacatttccggaaaggtactggcttgatgaaattcattctggactctctatccgaccacataaagacctcgggatacttcggtttggctttagggaccctctactcactaccacgtaagtgcaatgttgtttggaactgtagaagaggtataaaaatagcgttttgtagcggcaaaataatatgcccttctcacttccacgctaacgagctttgactaaaaacggtaacatctaactttctcaaaacacatccgaatgacatgatttggatgtcaactcaacgtatgtactcccaatcatccgtaaatcgatctaaagtgcattttactccggataattcctttaaaaacCGCTTCAGACAAAATATGGAATTTGGTGTGCTTTTTCTTGGTCCCATATACTCCCATTTCTGTTACATAAACTGAAGGTACCTTTTTTACATAGTTCAACCTCTTCCCTCTAGGGGCCCCTTCATCCAACTTCTTGGACCCCATTTATTGCCTTTTGCCACTGTATTTTCACATTGCACTGGAAACACACTCACCCTGAAAACCCACGTTCTCCCAGTGGGGTCCAAAGCGTGGGCAGTCATTGCGGTTGCCAGTCAGTTTCCTGTAGATGGTCTGCAGCACACGCATGTGCACAGGCTGCCCGTTGTCCAATGAGCCTAATTGacagaggtcaaaggttaacACAGCCACATAAGGACCAACACAACCTAAGGATTAACACAACCTCAGCCAGCAATCACCTACCAGTAGCTTCAGACCACTGGATCAACAAAGCATGATCAAACAATATCAAGTCACATCGTCGGAGTTTAAATTGACTGAATGCAGATTCCATTAAGATATAATTTATGATTCAGCACACATGCATCGGTGATATGCAGCATATACAATAACAATATACAAGgctatacactcacatacaatgATATGCACATTTCTGTTTGCTTAAGTGCGTACATATAAAGTgcgtatgcatgtatgtgtatgtgtttgtgtttgtggcatGACGATCCTCCAGGTCATATAAGGACTtcctatttctgtctctctcatttccAAAATGGCAGCCATTAAAAGTGCATCAACTTCTTGGCCTGGGAAAAAGTACAAGTTGTACTGCAAGACTTTAATGGCACTCGTGGTCTCCGTTTAGAAACAGGCAGCACCAGCAGTAGCATGGACAGCCAGCCACTGTGAGCTAGGAGCTTAGCCAGTTTGA includes the following:
- the elmod3 gene encoding ELMO domain-containing protein 3 yields the protein MEGDIILAANTEGLNGLPQECKQTVDLTNGHSNHKPEMNGVAPGHAIIKEHANGNSLHKPVPISALKQNGLLQSLAAGGDQPRTEEVNSEVERAREEWDALESIQPVLPEELAPSPLISFNEALQHFQTTDLADLLKNIQPTIRRTGLAAITHFLFGPPRLHKELLEERDLVFAIAQCSLDNGQPVHMRVLQTIYRKLTGNRNDCPRFGPHWENVGFQGTDPSTDLRGTGFLGLMHTLYLVMDPETLPLARDIYKLSQHPVQNFPFSVMSINMTRIALHALREEVLSKECNRRQQVVGVINDFYAATFLHLFQLWKSEQKTISDSGYVLKEVEIFAKKNPKQILRRLETFLKERRTRIGHRASPDSLSHSNRSPSDRGSSLETQGTKEGKEMNFTGVCELPAEMEGEARLI